A single window of Oxyura jamaicensis isolate SHBP4307 breed ruddy duck chromosome 3, BPBGC_Ojam_1.0, whole genome shotgun sequence DNA harbors:
- the OPRM1 gene encoding mu-type opioid receptor isoform X1, which translates to MCLHPAAGRAVGAGGIRRHRLPGTARTAPPPASPPPPVWAPPPPRTMAVAYLLGNGSAPLLAGALEDPFVANASAAACRPSTPPCAVVPPGSWGNGSAAAGWNRSEPCGGANGSAGGGGPCAPAGGGPSVVTAIAIMALYSVVCVVGLFGNFLVMYVIVRYTKMKTATNIYIFNLALADALATSTLPFQSVNYLMGTWPFGTILCKIVISIDYYNMFTSIFTLCTMSVDRYVAVCHPVKALDFRTPRNAKIVNVCNWILSSAIGLPVMFMATTKYRHGSIDCTLKFSHPAWYWENLLKICVFIFAFIMPVLIITVCYGLMILRLKSVRMLSGSKEKDRNLRRITRMVLVVVAVFIVCWTPIHIYVIVKALVNIPETTFQTVSWHFCIALGYTNSCLNPVLYAFLDENFKRCFREFCIPTSSTIEQQNSTRVRQNTRDHASTANTVDRTNHQLELQEAETTPLP; encoded by the exons ATGTGCCTGCACCCAGCGGCAGGGCGCGCCGTCGGGGCGGGCGGAATCCGCCGCCACCGCCTCCCCGGCACCGCCCGCACCGCACCGCCACCGGCATCGCCACCGCCGCCGGTCTGGGCACCGCCACCGCCTCGCACCATGGCCGTCGCTTACCTGCTGGGCAACGGCTCGGCGCCGCTCCTGGCCGGCGCCCTGGAGGACCCGTTCGTCGCCAACGCCTCGGCTGCCGCCTGCCGCCCCTCGACGCCCCCCTGCGCGGTCGTTCCGCCGGGTTCCTGGGGGAAcggctcggcggcggcgggctGGAACCGTTCCGAGCCCTGCGGCGGAGCCAACGGCAgcgcggggggcggcgggcccTGCGCGCCCGCGGGCGGGGGGCCCTCGGTGGTCACGGCCATCGCCATCATGGCCCTGTACTCCGTGGTGTGCGTCGTGGGGCTCTTCGGCAACTTCTTGGTCATGTATGTCATCGTCAG gtacACAAAAATGAAGACTGCCACCAATATCTATATTTTCAATCTTGCATTGGCAGATGCATTAGCAACAAGTACTCTGCCATTCCAGAGCGTGAATTATTTGATGGGAACATGGCCATTTGGTACAATCCTTTGTAAGATTGTTATATCCATAGACTACTACAATATGTTCACCAGTATCTTTACGCTCTGCACCATGAGTGTGGATCGCTATGTAGCTGTCTGCCACCCAGTTAAGGCCCTTGATTTTCGTACCCCCAGAAATGCCAAAATAGTTAATGTCTGCAACTGGATTCTTTCTTCTGCCATTGGCCTGCCAGTTATGTTCATGGCAACTACTAAATACAGGCACG GCTCTATTGACTGCACACTTAAGTTCTCCCACCCTGCTTGGTACTGGGAGAACCTCTTGAAAATCTGTGTGTTCATCTTTGCCTTCATCATGCCAGTCCTGATCATTACTGTGTGCTATGGGCTGATGATTTTACGCCTGAAGAGTGTTCGCATGTTATCTGGCTCCAAGGAGAAGGACAGGAACCTGCGGAGAATCACAAGGATGGTTCTTGTAGTGGTGGCAGTGTTTATCGTCTGCTGGACTCCCATCCACATTTATGTCATTGTTAAAGCCTTGGTCAACATCCCAGAAACTACTTTCCAGACTGTCTCCTGGCACTTCTGTATTGCCCTAGGGTACACAAATAGTTGCCTTAATCCAGTCCTGTATGCATTTCTAGATGAGAATTTCAAAAGGTGTTTCAGAGAGTTCTGCATCCCCACCTCCTCAACCATTGAGCAGCAAAACTCCACCCGAGTCCGACAAAACACTCGTGACCATGCTTCCACTGCCAACACGGTGGACAGGACTAACCATCAG ttgGAACTCCAAGAAGCTGAAACCACCCCACTGCCGTGA
- the OPRM1 gene encoding mu-type opioid receptor isoform X2, with the protein MNTSLSSCMSGMWMARYTKMKTATNIYIFNLALADALATSTLPFQSVNYLMGTWPFGTILCKIVISIDYYNMFTSIFTLCTMSVDRYVAVCHPVKALDFRTPRNAKIVNVCNWILSSAIGLPVMFMATTKYRHGSIDCTLKFSHPAWYWENLLKICVFIFAFIMPVLIITVCYGLMILRLKSVRMLSGSKEKDRNLRRITRMVLVVVAVFIVCWTPIHIYVIVKALVNIPETTFQTVSWHFCIALGYTNSCLNPVLYAFLDENFKRCFREFCIPTSSTIEQQNSTRVRQNTRDHASTANTVDRTNHQLELQEAETTPLP; encoded by the exons ATGAACACATCTCTTTCTTCTTGCATGTCAGGAATGTGGATGGCAAG gtacACAAAAATGAAGACTGCCACCAATATCTATATTTTCAATCTTGCATTGGCAGATGCATTAGCAACAAGTACTCTGCCATTCCAGAGCGTGAATTATTTGATGGGAACATGGCCATTTGGTACAATCCTTTGTAAGATTGTTATATCCATAGACTACTACAATATGTTCACCAGTATCTTTACGCTCTGCACCATGAGTGTGGATCGCTATGTAGCTGTCTGCCACCCAGTTAAGGCCCTTGATTTTCGTACCCCCAGAAATGCCAAAATAGTTAATGTCTGCAACTGGATTCTTTCTTCTGCCATTGGCCTGCCAGTTATGTTCATGGCAACTACTAAATACAGGCACG GCTCTATTGACTGCACACTTAAGTTCTCCCACCCTGCTTGGTACTGGGAGAACCTCTTGAAAATCTGTGTGTTCATCTTTGCCTTCATCATGCCAGTCCTGATCATTACTGTGTGCTATGGGCTGATGATTTTACGCCTGAAGAGTGTTCGCATGTTATCTGGCTCCAAGGAGAAGGACAGGAACCTGCGGAGAATCACAAGGATGGTTCTTGTAGTGGTGGCAGTGTTTATCGTCTGCTGGACTCCCATCCACATTTATGTCATTGTTAAAGCCTTGGTCAACATCCCAGAAACTACTTTCCAGACTGTCTCCTGGCACTTCTGTATTGCCCTAGGGTACACAAATAGTTGCCTTAATCCAGTCCTGTATGCATTTCTAGATGAGAATTTCAAAAGGTGTTTCAGAGAGTTCTGCATCCCCACCTCCTCAACCATTGAGCAGCAAAACTCCACCCGAGTCCGACAAAACACTCGTGACCATGCTTCCACTGCCAACACGGTGGACAGGACTAACCATCAG ttgGAACTCCAAGAAGCTGAAACCACCCCACTGCCGTGA